The Bombus terrestris chromosome 9, iyBomTerr1.2, whole genome shotgun sequence genome contains a region encoding:
- the LOC100649814 gene encoding uncharacterized protein LOC100649814 — protein sequence MSNTEELMTDIYNTLVQIRYPKITTALANNIEVTILNGENRLSLLSWLLAEKFPLIASKLQKLKGAALEEELLKSYSEIGICTDKKLFLGNCLLKEQLPTLRLLLDFIKCLFLKSFDTEYDEKESTDDILNVYINEDSNTFTCNVEPKLNYSESMEYFENLQKDLNEHQELSSTFEFKNEEERVVEQVLKDEKKKTNENDRDSLFNEEKKNFIEAYSSIDSWSPFNTKSVKNKSYSMDADINDIYSKFSSLTQFLQAKEEILNANIPKEIGKLNTPLNETVENIVTHTEEAKNGYVDTY from the exons ATGAGTAATACAGAAGAACTTATGACTGATATTTATAACACCTTAGTACAAATAAGATATCCAAAAATTACAACAGCTTTAGCAAACAATATAGAAGTAACAATTCTTAATGGAGAGAATCGACTTTCATTATTATCTTGGCTTTTGGCTGAGAAGTTTCCCTTGATAGCTTCCAAATTACAAAAGCTAAAAGGCGCCGCTTTAGAAG AAGAGTTACTAAAATCTTATTCCGAAATTGGAATTTGTactgataaaaaattatttctg GGAAATTGCCTGTTAAAAGAACAACTTCCAactttaagattattattggactttattaaatgtttattcCTTAAGTCTTTTGATACTGAATATGATGAAAAAGAATCCACTGATGATATATTAAAC gtCTATATCAATGAAGATTCAAATACGTTCACATGTAATGTTGAACCAAAGTTAAATTATTCTGAATCTATGgagtattttgaaaatttgcaaaaggATTTAAATGAACATCAAGAATTATCATCAACTTTTGAAtttaaaaacgaagaagaacgtGTAGTGGAACAGGTTTTAAaa gatgaaaaaaagaaaactaatgaaaatgatCGAGATTCGTTATTTAAtgaggaaaaaaagaattttatagaaGCATATTCATCCATTGATTCATGGTCACCATTTAACACAAAAAGTGTGAAGAATAAATCATATTCCATGGATGCTGAtattaacgatatatattcaaaattttcttctttaacaCAG TTTCTACAAGCAAAGGAAGAAATATTGAATGCCAATATACCAAAAGAAATAGGGAAATTAAATACTCCATTGAATGAAACTGTTGAGAATATTGTTACACATACTGAAGAAGCTAAGAATGGATATGTGGATACTTACtga
- the LOC100651763 gene encoding 40S ribosomal protein S23 produces MGKPRGLRTARKHVNHRRDQRWNDKDYKKAHLGTRWKANPFGGASHAKGIVLEKVGVEAKQPNSAIRKCVRVQLIKNGKKITAFVPRDGCLNNIEENDEVLVAGFGRKGHAVGDIPGVRFKVVKVANVSLLALYKEKKERPRS; encoded by the exons ATGG GTAAACCTCGTGGTCTTCGTACCGCACGTAAGCATGTAAATCACAGACGGGATCAACGATGGAATGATAAAGATTATAAGAAAGCTCACTTGGGAACGAGATGGAAGGCCAATCCATTCGGTGGTGCTTCTCATGCTAAGGGTATTGTTTTAGAAaaagt TGGTGTAGAAGCCAAACAGCCGAACTCTGCTATTCGTAAATGTGTGAGAGTACAGCTTATCAAAAACGGCAAGAAAATTACTGCTTTTGTACCTAGAGATGGTTGTTTGAACAATATCGAGGAAAACGACGAAGTTTTGGTCGCAGGTTTTGGTCGTAAAGGTCATGCCGTAGGTGACATTCCAGGAGTTCGATTTAAAGTAGTGAAAGTTGCTAATGTTTCGCTACTTGCACTctacaaagaaaagaaagaacgaccTAGATCGTAA
- the LOC100651407 gene encoding chromosome-associated kinesin KIF4 — MNEDAVKVAVRIRPLIKSENERGCQTCLDVVPGEPQIVVCNTAKAFTFNYVFPPNATQEEFYNTAVKSMVQNIFQGYNVTILAYGQTGSGKTHSMGTNYIEEEDMGIIPRSVNDIFDIISSKEDWSFKVTVSFMELYQEQLYDLLTDKQRNQSIVEIRDDGKNIKIAGLVAKEVKTATEALNCLTQGSLGRATGATAMNAQSSRSHAIYTLCVYQHKKNDLNTATTAKFHLVDLAGSERSKKTQATGERFKEGVNINRGLLALGNVISQLGEGGPAAYVGYRDSKLTRLLQDSLGGNSITLMIACVSPADYNLDETLSTLRYADRACKIKNKPVVNQDPQIAEINRLNKLVQELKLALVDNEIKVSCPLEHQELQTKNQCLQKKIRDLTEKLNSNLIEAVVMYERAELAEQAREKIQTDMIKILEESKKLLDDFDKDPNKHNEHRSRLEALYLKILDIQNDQKKTSEELIKISSDNANTFTINSEDDPEQMCMDEVCSPDSLDDFHEKQEEHTLLQAKRNDEVQNINKELAIKESLIHQLLKSSSLTIDYSKEIQEMEQEIKTLQIEKEELLQALQNVQANNAKSKLAENRRKKVQELEKKITELRRKISEQDRIVKTKEKQDQQIRNLSNEMHVLKQTRIKLIRQMRNESDRFTKWKESKEKELNRLKNQNRKQMNEVTRLKLWHSKQETVFKRKMEEAFAVNKRLKEALDLQKRVRKEKMNTNTDKIQNWLTQEIEISVSTIDAEYSLEKLMQDRASLACMLEKFQNDDDVNGTKIAELTEFLDLRNTQITDLQQKIVESDQESRAHTRWQKVHTMEGAKIALELLFKHVTESRRKQCVKEYEYNELQGQYELLQARLNEYRVREKERRMSKQLALNDTHNIKEYESEDNSKLREKLEFYKQKCEELEHTLPRKIQNKENVKPKAVKDVQVEDIQSETDDSTIEDDVEKDPDWTRTPLYNRIRNLLDTTKSSSLDRNSLKRTSDGDAKCNCKTSCATRICRCRKNKIICGNNCKCVEDQCQNRDKRNLNRTLFMDQSKEDEKAQDDEFLKKPRLVE; from the exons ATGAATGAAGATGCAGTTAAAGTTGCTGTTCGCATTCGTCCATTAATAAAAAGTGAAAATGAAAGAGGATGTCAAACATGCTTAGATGTTGTTCCTGGTGAACCTCAAATTGTTGTATGTAATACAGCTAAAGCTTTTACATTTAATTACGTATTTCCGCCTAATGCTACTCAAGAGGAATTCTATAATACGGCTGTTAAAAGTAtggtacaaaatatttttcaag GCTATAATGTCACTATATTGGCTTATGGTCAAACGGGAAGTGGTAAAACTCATTCAATGGGTACAAATTACATTGAAGAGGAAGACATGGGCATTATACCTAGATCGGTGAatgatatatttgatataatttcaTCAAAGGAAGATTGGAGTTTTAAAGTTACAGTTTCGTTTATGGAACTTTATCAAGAACAATTATACGATTTATTAACTGATAAACAAAGAAATCAGTCTATTGTTGAAATCAGAGATGAtggtaaaaatataaagattgcTGGACTTGTAGCAAAAGAAGTTAAAACTGCAACAGAAGCATTAAACTGTTTGACACAAGGATCTTTAGGACGTGCTACAGGTGCTACTGCAATGAATGCACAAAGTAGCAGAAGTCATGCAATATACACTTTATGTGTATATCAACATAAAAAGAATGACCT CAATACAGCAACAACTGCAAAGTTTCATTTGGTAGATTTAGCTGGATCTGAACGTAGTAAAAAAACACAAGCAACTGGTGAAAGATTTAAAGAAGGAGTTAATATAAATAGAGGTTTGTTAGCATTGGGTaatgttatatctcaattaGGAGAGGGTGGCCCTGCAGCATATGTTGGTTATAGAGACAGTAAACTCACAAGATTATTGCAAGATTCTCTTGGTGGAAATTCCATAACATTAATGATAGCATGCGTTAGTCCTGCAG aTTATAACTTGGATGAAACTCTAAGCACATTAAGATAcgcagatagagcatgtaaaataaaaaataaacctGTAGTTAATCAAGATCCACAAATTGCAGAAATAAATCGTCTAAATAAACTAGTACAAGAATTAAAACTTGCTTTGGTAGACAATGAAATTAAGGTCTCATGTCCACTGGAACATCAGGAACTCCAGACAAAAAACCAatgtttacaaaaaaaaataagggATTTAACGGAAAAGTTAAATAGTAATTTAATTGAGGCTGTAGTTATGTATGAAAGGGCAGAACTAGCTGAGCAAGCTAGAGAAAAAATTCAGACTGACATGATAAAGATATTAGAAGAATCTAAAAAACTTTTAGATGATTTTGATAAAGATCCTAATAAACATAATGAACATCGTTCAAGACTGGAAgctttgtatttaaaaattcttg ATATTCAAAACGATCAGAAGAAAACATCCGAAGAACTCATAAAAATATCGTCTGATAATGCAAACACATTTACAATAAACTCTGAAGACGATCCAGAACAGATGTGTATGGATGAAGTATGTTCTCCAGATAGTTTAGATGATTTTCATGAAAAACAGGAAGAACATACTTTGCTCCAAGCTAAGAGGAATGACGAAGTTCAAAATATCAACAAAGAACTTGCTATTAAGGAGAGTCTTATACATCAGCTTTTAAAAAGCTCATCTCTAACAATTGATTATTCCAAAGAAATACAGGAAATGGAGCAAGAGATAAAAACACTTCAGATAGAAAAGGAAGAACTTCTGCAAGCTCTACAGAATGTACAAGCAAATAATGCTAAGTCAAA ATTGGCAGAAAATAGACGTAAAAAGGTACAAGaattagagaaaaaaataaCAGAATTAAGGCGAAAGATATCAGAGCAAGATAGGATagttaaaacgaaagaaaagcaaGATCAACAAATAAGGAATTTATCAAACGAAATGCACGTGTTAAAGCAaacaagaataaaattaattagacAAATGCGCAATGAATCTGAtagatttacaaaatggaaggaatcaaaggaaaaagaactgaaccgtttaaaaaatcaaaatagaAAGCAAATGAACGAAGTGACACGTTTAAAATTGTGGCATAGTAAACAAGAAACCGTTTTCAAAAGAAAGATGGAAGAAGCTTTTGCTGTTAATAAAAGACTGAAG GAAGCTTTAGATTTGCAAAAAAGagtgagaaaagaaaagatgaatACTAATActgataaaattcaaaattggtTAACTCAGGAAATAGAAATATCGGTGAGCACCATTGATGCAGAATATTCTCTCGAAAAATTAATGCAAGATAGAGCATCATTGGCGTGCAtgttagaaaaatttcaaaacgatGATGATGTAAATGGGACCAAAATTGCTGAACTTACTGAATTCCTAGATTTACGTAATACACAAATTACCGATCTCCAGCAAAAAATAGTTGAATCTGATCAAG AAAGTAGAGCACATACAAGATGGCAAAAAGTACATACAATGGAAGGAGCAAAAATTGCTCTTGAACTATTATTTAAACATGTTACAGAGAGTAGAAGAAAGCAATGTGTAAAGGAATATGAATACAATGAGCTTCAG GGACAATATGAACTGTTGCAAGCACGTTTGAACGAATACCGGgtcagagagaaagaaaggcgtATGTCAAAACAACTTGCATTAAATGATACACATAATATTAAAGAATACGAAAGTGAAGATAACAGTAAACTaagagaaaaattggaattttacaAACAAAAATGCGAAGAACTAGAACACACA CTCCCACGTAAAATTCAGAACAAGGAAAATGTGAAACCCAAAGCTGTTAAAGACGTACAGGTTGAAGATATTCAATCTGAAACAGATGATAGTACCATTGAAGATGATGTTGAAAAAGATCCGGATTGGACACGAACACCACTTTATAATCGTATACGGAATCTTTTG gaTACAACAAAATCTTCATCACTTGACCGTAATTCATTGAAACGGACATCAGATGGCGATGCAAAATGCAATTGTAAAACGAGTTGTGCTACACGAATTTGTCGTTGTcgtaaaaacaaaattatatgtGGCAATAATTGTAAATGTGTGGAAGACCAATGTCAAAATAGAGATAAAAGAAAT TTGAATCGTACATTATTTATGGATCAGTCGAAAGAAGATGAAAAAGCACAGGACGATGAATTTCTAAAGAAACCAag ACTAGTGGAGTGA
- the LOC100651646 gene encoding presenilins-associated rhomboid-like protein, mitochondrial isoform X1, producing MAYNMALRSFLHIGDSTYKCVFTAIKFKPKLYIVKGYKQIRNFHKFRGKTKLSQSSNSLSEELLKKQSEYFPNLWKPFTFTIIFSATTFIATAIWEYERVRDKTYRIIRSYKQWGIHRTGWRHTMENWWKNLSEGERIFIPICFLNVLVFLSWHIPAFRLTMYRYFSCTPTTSRCWPMLFVTFSHCSLLHLIVNMYVLYGFSKIAVAQLGREQFLALYLISGVVSSFSSYLYKAVVGIRDPSLGASGAIMGVFGFVCTQFPNAYLSIIFLPMFKFTANTVMKAVMGLDTLGCLMRWQRFDHAAHLGGALFGIFWQMWGSANIWQKREPVLVFWHQIREPPRSN from the exons ATGGCCTACAATATGGCTCTTAGGTCATTTTTACATATAGGTGATAGTACATATAAATG tGTTTTTACTGCAATAAAGTTTAAACCTAAATTATATATAGTTAAAGGATATAaacaaattagaaattttcataAGTTCAGAGGTAAAACAAAACTATCACAATCATCAAATTCACTATCAGAAGAGTTACTTAAAAAGCAATCAGAATATTTTCCCAATTTATGGAAACCATTTACCTTTACTATCATA TTTAGTGCAACAACATTTATTGCGACTGCCATTTGGGAATATGAACGTGTCAGAGATAAAACCTATAGGATAATCAGAAGTTACAAACAATGGGGAATACAT CGAACAGGATGGAGACATACAATGGAAAATTGGTGGAAAAACTTATCAGAAGgagaaagaatatttattcctaTATGTTTCTTAAATGTGTTGGTATTTTTGTCATGGCATATACCAGCATTTCGATTGACAATGTATCGATATTTTTCATGCACTCCTACCACTA GTAGATGTTGGCCAATGTTGTTTGTGACATTTTCCCATTGTTCTCTTCTTCATTTAATAGTCaacatgtatgtattatatggtTTCTCTAAAATTGCTGTGGCTCAATTGGGTAGAGAACAATTTTTGGCACTTTATTTAATTAGTGGAGTAGTATCTAGTTTTTCAAGTTATTTATATAAAGCTGTTGTTGGAATAAGAGATCCTTCTTTGGGAGCT TCAGGAGCAATAATGGGTGTCTTTGGATTTGTATGTACTCAGTTTCCAAATGCATAcctatctattatttttcttcCAATGTTCAAATTTACAGCGAATACg GTCATGAAAGCTGTAATGGGTTTGGATACTTTGGGATGCCTTATGCGTTGGCAACGTTTTGATCATGCAGCACATTTGGGTGGAGCATTATTTGGAAT ATTTTGGCAAATGTGGGGTAGTGCCAATATATGGCAAAAACGTGAACCAGTATTAGTATTTTGGCATCAAATCCGTGAACCACCTAGATCTAATTAA
- the LOC100651646 gene encoding presenilins-associated rhomboid-like protein, mitochondrial isoform X2 — METIYLYYHIFLCLIQFSATTFIATAIWEYERVRDKTYRIIRSYKQWGIHRTGWRHTMENWWKNLSEGERIFIPICFLNVLVFLSWHIPAFRLTMYRYFSCTPTTSRCWPMLFVTFSHCSLLHLIVNMYVLYGFSKIAVAQLGREQFLALYLISGVVSSFSSYLYKAVVGIRDPSLGASGAIMGVFGFVCTQFPNAYLSIIFLPMFKFTANTVMKAVMGLDTLGCLMRWQRFDHAAHLGGALFGIFWQMWGSANIWQKREPVLVFWHQIREPPRSN, encoded by the exons ATGGAAACCATTTACCTTTACTATCATA ttTTCTTGTGTTTAATTCAGTTTAGTGCAACAACATTTATTGCGACTGCCATTTGGGAATATGAACGTGTCAGAGATAAAACCTATAGGATAATCAGAAGTTACAAACAATGGGGAATACAT CGAACAGGATGGAGACATACAATGGAAAATTGGTGGAAAAACTTATCAGAAGgagaaagaatatttattcctaTATGTTTCTTAAATGTGTTGGTATTTTTGTCATGGCATATACCAGCATTTCGATTGACAATGTATCGATATTTTTCATGCACTCCTACCACTA GTAGATGTTGGCCAATGTTGTTTGTGACATTTTCCCATTGTTCTCTTCTTCATTTAATAGTCaacatgtatgtattatatggtTTCTCTAAAATTGCTGTGGCTCAATTGGGTAGAGAACAATTTTTGGCACTTTATTTAATTAGTGGAGTAGTATCTAGTTTTTCAAGTTATTTATATAAAGCTGTTGTTGGAATAAGAGATCCTTCTTTGGGAGCT TCAGGAGCAATAATGGGTGTCTTTGGATTTGTATGTACTCAGTTTCCAAATGCATAcctatctattatttttcttcCAATGTTCAAATTTACAGCGAATACg GTCATGAAAGCTGTAATGGGTTTGGATACTTTGGGATGCCTTATGCGTTGGCAACGTTTTGATCATGCAGCACATTTGGGTGGAGCATTATTTGGAAT ATTTTGGCAAATGTGGGGTAGTGCCAATATATGGCAAAAACGTGAACCAGTATTAGTATTTTGGCATCAAATCCGTGAACCACCTAGATCTAATTAA
- the LOC105666056 gene encoding S-formylglutathione hydrolase, with product MPDITEVSSNKVFSGWQKVYSHESYELGCKMNFGIFLPPQVEEGPVPVIYWLSGLTCTEANFVQKAGAQKYASEQGVILVAPDTSPRNLNIPGEDDDWDFGTGAGFYVDAVKMPWKKHYRMYSYVTKELPALINEKFPVLPDKQSIMGHSMGGHGALICALKNPGLYKTVSAFAPISNPISCPWGKKAFSGYLGGTETNAAWREWDATELVKKYNGPPLDILVDQGKEDKFLKNGQLLPENLLSAAKDAGLSLVLRFQESYDHSYFFISTFIEDHIKHHVKYLKS from the exons ATGCCAGATATTACCGAAGTTTCTAGCAACAAAGTTTTCAGCGGATGGCAGAAAGTCTATTCGCACGAAAG cTATGAATTGGGATGTAAAATGAATTTTGGAATCTTCCTTCCACCGCAAGTGGAAGAAGGACCTGTACCCGTCATTTATTGGTTATCTGGCTTGACATGTACAGAAGCTAATTTTGTTCAGAAAGCAGGTGCACAAAAATATGCTTCTGAACAAGGAGTAATCTTAGTTGCACCTGATACTAGCCCTCGCAATCTTAATATACCTGGAGAAGATGATGATTGGGATTTTGGAACTGGTGCTGGTTTTTACGTTGATGCAGTAAAGATGCCGTGGAAAAAACATTACAGAATGTATAGCTATGTTACTAAGGAACTACCAGCTttgattaatgaaaaatttcctGTTTTACCAGACAAACAATCCATAATGGGTCATAG TATGGGTGGACATGGAGCTTTAATATGTGCTTTAAAAAATCCTGGTTTATACAAAACAGTATCTGCTTTTGCACCTATAAGTAATCCAATTTCATGTCCATGGGGGAAAAAGGCATTCTCTGGTTATTTGGGTGGAACAGAAACTAATGCTGCATGGAGAGAATGGGATGCTACAGAATTAGTTAAAAAGTACAATGGACCTCCTTTGGATATTTTGGTTGACCAG GGAAAAGAAGATAAGTTCTTGAAAAATGGACAATTACTACCAGAAAATTTACTATCAGCTGCAAAAGATGCTGGATTATCTCTAGTTCTTAGATTTCAAGAAAGCTATGATCATAGTTACTTTTTTATATCTACATTCATAGAAGATCATATTAAACATCATGTAAAATATCTTAaatcttaa
- the LOC100651287 gene encoding coiled-coil domain-containing protein 39 → MAMNNNIDAVLTELGWNDGFRIPVANEENKRLEEEIERKMKLKENLSTKLESTEERIKMMKKHINNLITEQNINQKLLIAHSAQLKTEDHHYRLSCNTETSLRQEARRFQKEWQEVNEIVTNTEKELQKMMKKIEMSKNTLKYDEKNLREMEEILNENENNNELIAQYMKEDLKEYKELELKRQKLSKELQTYRDSIIKTTNEAREVEIILNRTSALYNQALIEYRQMFNQWKESVIMLQQRNNDIKKVIQETEALYEISQDKKKVLQESEKFLMEQIENNKQVQDSIKKLEKELTTMKEEQGNMKEMITSYGNQLVLQKGIVKELTQRVQQVRADIKHKKSQIQIKNAKIEKIDKQVIDLTAKLQDVTNQKVDIEEKAKELEEMIEEQEKKKTKMTKEMNRLQMANLRVMNQIKDLQNENKVLKMEYEKESKKCEYLDKLHTKEEHILEDKKEVSYQAEFEVRKYEMKLNRLKGLEYNKSEVEKKQKKIEDLQNTLDEKIKVSKLLQKQIATLEDNMRKISNSIAQDNNELEYLQNKKQDLVLLMNAGEKQLKAAQNCYEEKQVEESMLRLRVSQMEKMMCNIGENVYDLERYRLELEAAMRERKAEIVVQKESLIVQKRIADGECSELRSAIAERKIRIKQLQARYDNYIALLGTNPDGTPMSTTHMKIQSAQERYLLQEQGDQLDETIRKTEDEIQAMENTLRVINVCNDKYKVSLTTDDQNKPEIEEHKKLDEELHNAEQHLKQKKEELQCLTENMQKIQNDYVKILENIEETQECKENKNQYLTDLKHHIYEQKEKISRADKSLQNVHKSIQRLYESTGDKTVLIQQKEIELRELQEQNSIALQDIAEFTVHHIEVEPYIKKLLASQNIELPTNLFGQSPGSNHSHSNTNLSECLPKSTNRESVYGSSKGSSRNVINIEPQFEIVPIQSTSRKNIKQKQLSVEASIQVQSMKKTF, encoded by the exons ATGGCTATGAATAATAACATCGATGCAGTTTTGACTGAGTTAGGGTGGAATGATGGATTTCGAATACCGGTAgcaaatgaagaaaataaacgATTAGAAGAAGAA attgAGAGGAAAATGAAACTAAAGGAAAATTTAAGTACGAAACTCGAATCAACGGAGGAACGAATTAAGATGATGAAAAAGCatattaacaatttaataacAGAGCAGAATATAAATCAAAAACTTTTAATCGCTCATTCGGCGCAACTTAAAACTGAAGACCATCATTACCGATTGAGTTGTAACACTGAAACGAGCCTTCGCCAAGAGGCGCGACGTTTTCAAAAAGAATGGCAAGAAGTAAATGAGATAGTAACAAACACTGAAAAAGAATTACAAAAGATGATGAAGAAAATAGAAATGTCGAAAAATACACTAAAATATGATGAAAAGAATCTACGAGAAATGGaggaaatattaaatgaaaatgaaaataataatgaattaataGCACAATATATGAAAGAAGACTTAAAAGAATATAAG GAACTGGAATTAAAAAGACAGAAACTTAGCAAAGAATTGCAAACATATCGTGATTCGATTATTAAAACAACTAATGAAGCGCGGGAAGTGGAGATTATACTTAATCGAACATCTGCATTGTATAATCAAGCATTGATAGAATACCGGCAAATGTTTAATCAATGGAAAGAAAGCGTAATCATGTTACAACAAAGAAATAATGATATCAAGAAAGTCATTCAA GAAACCGAAGCACTGTACGAAATTTCtcaagataaaaaaaaagtactTCAAGAATCAGAAAAATTCTTGATGGAGCAAATTGAGAATAATAAGCAAGTTCAagattcaattaaaaaattagaaaaggaGCTTACTACAATGAAGGAAGAACAGGGCAACATGAAAGAAATGATTACTTCATACGGAAATCAA ctTGTTTTACAAAAAGGTATTGTGAAAGAGTTGACACAACGTGTGCAGCAAGTAAGAGCTGACATAAAACATAAGAAATcacaaattcaaattaaaaatgcaaaaatagagaaaatagaTAAACAAGTAATAGATTTAACTGCAAAATTGCAAGACGTTACCAATCAAAAAGTGGACATTGAAGAAAAGGCAAAAGAACTAGAAGAAATGATAGAG gagcaagagaaaaaaaagaccAAAATGACTAAAGAAATGAATCGATTACAAATGGCAAATTTACGTGTAATGAATCAAATAAAAGACTTACAAAATGAGAATAAAGTTTTAAAGATGGAATATGAAAAGGAATCTAAAAAATGTGAATATTTAGACAAATTACATACCAAAGAAGAACATATTTTAGAGGATAAAAAGGAAGTATCATACCAAGCAGAATTCGAAGTGCGAAAATATGAGATGAAATTGAACAGATTAAAAGGGCTTGAATATAACAAGTCTGAAGttgagaaaaaacaaaaaaagattgAAGATCTTCAAAACACTttagatgaaaaaataaaagtgtCTAAGTTATTGCAAAAACAGATTGCCACTTTAGAA GATAATATGAGGAAAATTTCAAATAGTATAGCACAAGATAACAatgaattagaatatttacaaaataaaaaacaagATCTTGTTCTTCTAATGAATGCAggagaaaaacaattaaaagcTGCTCAAAATTGTTATGAGGAAAAACAAGTAGAAGAAAGTATGCTACGACTTAGAGTTTCTCAAATGGAGAAAATGATGTGTAATATAGGAGAAAATGTTTATGATTTGGAAAGATATAGACTTGAATTGGAAGCA GCAATGCGGGAACGAAAAGCAGAAATTGTTGTACAGAAGGAATCTCTAATTGTACAAAAAAGAATTGCAGATGGTGAATGTTCAGAATTAAGAAGTGCTATTGCTGAGAGAAAAATACGAATAAAGCAATTACAGGCAAGGTATGACAATTACATAGCATTGTTAGGTACTAATCCTGATGGAACTCCAATGAGTACTACTCATATGAAGATTCAAAGTGCACAAGAAAGATATCTTTTACAAGAACAGGGTGATCAATTAGATGAAACAATAAGAAAAACTGAAGATGAAATACAAGCCATGGAAAATACATTACGAGTAATAAATGTTTGTAATGACAAATATAAGGTATCCTTAACAACAGATGATCAAAATAAACCGGAGATAGAAGAACATAAAAAATTGGATGAAGAACTGCACAATGCAGAACAACATTTGAAGcagaaaaaggaagaattaCAGTGTTTAACTGAAAATATGCAG aaaatacaaaatgacTATGTGAAAATTCTGGAAAATATAGAGGAAACTCAAGAatgcaaagaaaataaaaatcaatatttaactGACTTGAAACATCACATTtatgaacaaaaagaaaaaatatcaagagctgataaaagtttacagaaTGTCCACAAAAGTATTCAACGATTGTATGAAAGTACAGGAGACAAAACCGTGCTCATACAACAG AAAGAGATAGAATTACGTGAACTGCAAGAACAAAATTCCATTGCTTTGCAAGATATTGCAGAATTTACAGTTCACCATATAGAAGTTGAGCcttacattaaaaaattattagcaTCACAGAATATAGAGTTACCTACAAATTTATTTGGCCAATCGCCAGGATCCAATCATTCTCATAGTAATACAAACTTATCAGAATGTTTACCAAAAAGTACAAATAGAGAAAGTGTCTATGGATCATCTAAGGGAAGTAGTAGAAATGTCATCAATATAGAACCACAATTTGAAA ttGTTCCAATACAAAGTACatcaaggaagaatataaagcAGAAACAATTATCTGTAGAAGCTTCCATACAAGTACAATCAATGaaaaaaactttttaa
- the LOC100651164 gene encoding putative peptidyl-prolyl cis-trans isomerase dodo, translated as MADEELPAGWEKRLSRSTGQHYYLNVYTKESQWDRPDKPADPSGNNKGDGPEEVQCSHLLVKHSGSRRPSSWREENITRSKEEALELIKSYREQIVSGKATFAELASKYSDCSSAKRGGDLGPFSRGAMQKPFEQAAFALKVGELSSPVHTDSGIHIIQRTA; from the exons ATGGCGGACGAAGAATTACCAGCGGGTTGGGAAAAACGTTTAAGCAGATCTACTG gacaacattattatttaaatgtttataCTAAAGAAAGTCAATGGGATAGGCCAGATAAACCAGCTGATCCATCTGGAAATAATAAGGGAGATGGTCCAGAAGAAGTTCAATGTTCTCATTTGTTAGTAAAACATTCAGGTTCTAGAAGACCATCTTCATGGCgagaagaaaatatcacaagaTCAAAGGAAGAAGCTCTTGAACTTATCAAAT CTTACAGAGAACAAATTGTGTCTGGAAAAGCAACATTTGCTGAACTTGCTTCAAAATATAGCGATTGTAGTTCAGCCAAGCGAGGTGGGGACTTGGGACCATTTAGTCGAGGTGCAATGCAAAAGCCTTTTGAACAAGCAGCATTTGCTCTCAAAGTTGGTGAATTGTCTTCACCAGTTCACACAGATAGTGGTATTCATATCATTCAGCGAACAGCATAA